A stretch of Henckelia pumila isolate YLH828 chromosome 4, ASM3356847v2, whole genome shotgun sequence DNA encodes these proteins:
- the LOC140863800 gene encoding tetraspanin-19-like yields MGRMARICVQSLLKVVNAGLGMVGIAMILYALWMLRVWLRHLQSDTAPIPWFIYTILGLGVTLCVIFCSGHIAAETTNGCCLYIYMVFVFLLFVLEGAIMADIFLNHSWEEDFPEDPSKNLDQLKDFIKKNFDICRWIGLTVVTVQGLSMLMAMILKALGPHSERYYESDDDYLPDRVPLLKNYVPPQSYVVNDQTYGKNGSWNTRINNKGSR; encoded by the exons ATGGGCCGGATGGCGCGTATTTGCGTTCAATCGCTGCTGAAAGTAGTGAATGCCGGCTTAGGAATGGTGGGCATTGCCATGATTTTGTACGCTTTATGGATGCTTAGGGTTTGGCTGCGCCACCTCCAATCCGATACTGCTCCTATCCCTTG GTTCATATATACTATACTTGGCCTCGGGGTTACTCTATGCGTGATTTTTTGCTCGGGCCACATTGCCGCAGAAACGACTAATGGTTGTTGCCTCTATATC TAtatggtttttgtttttcttctttttgtgCTCGAAGGTGCTATAATGGCAGATATATTCTTAAATCACAGCTGGGAGGAG GATTTCCCAGAGGACCCTTCGAAAAATCTTGACCAGTTGAAGGACTTTATAAAGAAGAACTTTGACATATGCCGATGGATTGGCTTAACAGTAGTGACCGTGCAG GGACTGAGTATGTTAATGGCTATGATTCTCAAAGCTTTAGGACCACATTCTGAGAGATACTATGAAAGTGACGATGATTATCTACCAGATAGAGTTCCCCTGCTCAAAAATTATGTTCCCCCACAATCTTATGTCGTTAATGACCAGACCTACGGGAAAAATGGTTCTTGGAATACAAGAATCAACAATAAG GGAAGCAGGTAA